A stretch of Allostreptomyces psammosilenae DNA encodes these proteins:
- a CDS encoding DUF3105 domain-containing protein: MSSSRSGGPQRGAGYQQRQQRLAEMRRQEQARERRVAVITISAAVVLLAAIVGGGWWVIDRERGQQEALRGDIEGIQVYEDLTQEHVTTEVDYPMTPPAGGDHDAVWQNCNGVVYDGKIRDENAVHALEHGSVWVTYRDDVPQEDIDALAERVSSTPYTLMSPYPEQEGAITLTAWGHQLTVDSADDERVEMFFTQFRQGPQTPEPGAACTGGTSALETAG; encoded by the coding sequence ATGTCTTCTTCCAGGTCCGGTGGCCCTCAGCGGGGCGCCGGCTACCAGCAGCGGCAGCAGCGACTGGCCGAGATGCGGCGGCAGGAACAGGCCCGGGAACGCCGGGTCGCCGTCATCACCATCAGCGCGGCGGTGGTGCTGCTCGCCGCCATCGTCGGCGGCGGTTGGTGGGTGATCGACCGCGAGCGCGGCCAGCAGGAGGCCCTGCGTGGCGACATCGAGGGCATCCAGGTCTACGAGGACCTCACCCAGGAGCACGTCACCACCGAGGTCGACTACCCGATGACGCCGCCCGCCGGCGGGGACCACGACGCCGTCTGGCAGAACTGCAACGGCGTCGTCTATGACGGCAAGATACGCGACGAGAACGCCGTCCACGCCCTGGAGCACGGCAGCGTCTGGGTCACCTACCGCGACGACGTCCCGCAGGAGGACATCGACGCGCTCGCCGAGCGGGTCTCCAGCACCCCGTACACGCTGATGAGCCCCTACCCGGAGCAGGAGGGCGCGATCACGCTCACCGCCTGGGGCCACCAGCTGACCGTGGACAGCGCCGACGACGAGCGGGTGGAGATGTTCTTCACGCAGTTCCGCCAGGGCCCGCAGACCCCGGAGCCGGGTGCGGCGTGCACCGGCGGCACCTCGGCGCTGGAGACCGCGGGATGA
- a CDS encoding DUF305 domain-containing protein has protein sequence MTAAVGGTPTRRGVWRPAVLGGVLALLMAVGLLVVAGIGGPDVARGASTPGDSSPEAGFCRDMSIHHQQAVEMSFLVRDATDDEAVRRLAYDIINTQANQRGMMLGWLDAWDLPVGSSRPYMEWMGHAHTPTVDGPLMPGMATDAEVRALAAAEGEQAEILYLQMMLEHHRSGVTMAEAIVERTDQDDVERLAQTMVNGQTSEINLIEGMLEERGVTG, from the coding sequence ATGACGGCTGCCGTCGGCGGGACCCCCACCCGGCGCGGCGTGTGGCGGCCGGCGGTGCTCGGCGGTGTGCTCGCCCTGCTGATGGCCGTCGGGCTGCTGGTGGTCGCCGGGATCGGCGGCCCCGACGTGGCCCGGGGCGCCAGCACGCCGGGCGACTCCTCGCCGGAGGCCGGGTTCTGCCGGGACATGTCCATCCACCACCAGCAGGCGGTGGAGATGTCGTTCCTGGTGCGGGACGCCACGGACGACGAGGCGGTCCGCCGGCTGGCGTACGACATCATCAACACCCAGGCCAACCAGCGCGGCATGATGCTGGGCTGGCTGGACGCCTGGGACCTGCCGGTCGGCTCGTCCCGCCCCTACATGGAGTGGATGGGCCACGCGCACACCCCGACCGTGGACGGCCCACTGATGCCGGGCATGGCCACCGACGCCGAGGTGCGGGCGCTGGCCGCGGCCGAGGGCGAGCAGGCGGAGATCCTCTACCTGCAGATGATGCTGGAGCACCACCGCAGTGGTGTGACGATGGCCGAGGCCATCGTGGAGCGCACCGACCAGGACGACGTCGAGCGGCTGGCGCAGACGATGGTGAACGGCCAGACCTCGGAGATCAACCTGATCGAGGGCATGCTCGAGGAGCGTGGCGTCACCGGGTGA
- a CDS encoding LacI family DNA-binding transcriptional regulator has product MTELNRNARPTLEAVAAHAGVSRATVSRVVNGGNGVRESVRLRVEQAVKDLGYVPNQAARTLVTRRHDAVAVIIGEPERAVFSDPFFPVMLRGISQELTLADKQLLLMLVERTDDYDRMDRYLAGGHVDGALLLSLHENDPLPAVVQRTGIPLVYGGRPFWPGGDAQLHVDSDNRGGARLAVEYLLQQGRERIGVITGPLGLSAAQDRLEGYRDALPGGDPALIVEGDFTQGGGERAMELLLEQEPDAVFVCSDYMAAGALRVLREHRLRTPEDVAVVGFDDAPSIAPWTEPPLTTVRQDVEEMGRLMTRLLMRRLSGGDQHLDSILLPTELVIRQSA; this is encoded by the coding sequence GTGACCGAGCTGAACAGGAACGCGCGCCCCACTCTGGAGGCGGTGGCCGCGCACGCCGGCGTTTCCAGAGCGACGGTCTCGCGCGTGGTCAACGGCGGCAACGGCGTGCGCGAGTCCGTCCGCCTCCGGGTGGAGCAGGCGGTCAAGGACCTGGGGTACGTGCCCAACCAGGCGGCCCGCACCCTGGTCACCCGCCGGCACGACGCCGTGGCCGTGATCATCGGCGAGCCGGAGCGCGCCGTCTTCAGCGACCCCTTCTTCCCGGTCATGCTGCGCGGGATCAGCCAGGAGCTGACCCTGGCCGACAAGCAGCTGCTGCTGATGCTGGTGGAGCGGACCGACGACTACGACCGGATGGACCGGTACCTGGCCGGCGGCCACGTCGACGGCGCGCTGCTGCTGTCCCTGCACGAGAACGACCCGCTGCCGGCCGTGGTGCAGCGCACCGGCATCCCGCTGGTCTACGGCGGGCGGCCGTTCTGGCCGGGCGGCGACGCGCAGCTGCACGTCGACAGCGACAACCGGGGCGGGGCCCGGCTCGCCGTGGAGTACCTCCTCCAGCAGGGCCGGGAGCGGATCGGCGTGATCACCGGCCCGCTGGGCCTGTCGGCCGCGCAGGACCGCCTGGAGGGCTACCGGGACGCCCTGCCGGGCGGCGACCCGGCGCTGATCGTCGAGGGCGACTTCACCCAGGGGGGCGGTGAGCGCGCCATGGAGCTGCTGCTGGAGCAGGAGCCGGACGCGGTCTTCGTCTGCTCCGACTACATGGCCGCCGGCGCGCTGCGGGTGCTGCGCGAGCACCGTCTGCGCACCCCCGAGGACGTGGCCGTCGTCGGCTTCGACGACGCGCCGTCGATCGCGCCGTGGACGGAGCCGCCGCTGACCACCGTCCGGCAGGACGTGGAGGAGATGGGCCGGCTGATGACCCGCCTGCTGATGCGCCGGCTGTCCGGCGGGGACCAGCACCTGGACTCCATCCTGCTGCCGACCGAGCTGGTGATCCGTCAGTCTGCCTAG
- a CDS encoding (2Fe-2S)-binding protein, with product MHVAVPPGTPATAFHTATDAFHAPYRRLADVYPGIQVELGPLDDLPTTAGGPASADWVRAALLAEDADTLSRQVDLDEQQAVAAYDTVPRRDVSATWTYHRYAWPLCLLFTAPWFLARRVPRLPVAHVAVNRHAGAWRLDVREFHCLPDDPAAHLPGAHVEPDEAALRARLREAIAEHLTPIVEALRPTLRRGPHTLWSMATDEVAEGLWYAAGLLGMEERAVWELTELLPGDTPPFRGAAGFRRVTTADGGSMTTRTRLSCCLFYTVRPQELCLTCPRNRRAATTTECDGPS from the coding sequence ATGCACGTCGCAGTTCCGCCCGGAACCCCGGCCACCGCGTTCCACACCGCCACCGACGCGTTCCACGCGCCGTACCGGCGACTCGCGGACGTCTACCCCGGCATCCAGGTCGAGCTCGGCCCCCTCGACGACCTGCCCACCACCGCCGGCGGCCCCGCCTCCGCCGACTGGGTGCGGGCCGCGCTGCTGGCCGAGGACGCCGACACCCTCAGCCGCCAGGTGGACCTCGACGAACAGCAGGCCGTCGCCGCCTACGACACGGTGCCGCGCCGCGACGTCTCGGCAACCTGGACGTACCACCGCTACGCCTGGCCGCTGTGCCTGCTCTTCACCGCCCCCTGGTTCCTCGCCCGACGGGTCCCCCGCCTGCCCGTCGCGCACGTCGCCGTGAACCGCCACGCCGGCGCCTGGCGGCTGGACGTCCGCGAGTTCCACTGCCTGCCCGACGACCCGGCGGCCCACCTGCCCGGCGCCCACGTCGAACCCGACGAGGCGGCGCTGCGCGCCCGGCTGCGCGAGGCGATCGCCGAGCACCTCACGCCGATCGTGGAGGCGCTGCGCCCCACCCTGCGGCGCGGGCCGCACACGCTGTGGAGCATGGCGACCGACGAGGTGGCCGAAGGGCTGTGGTACGCCGCCGGGCTGCTCGGGATGGAGGAGCGCGCCGTCTGGGAGCTGACCGAACTGCTGCCCGGCGACACCCCGCCGTTCCGCGGGGCCGCCGGCTTCCGCCGGGTGACCACGGCGGACGGCGGCTCCATGACCACCCGGACCCGGCTCAGCTGCTGCCTCTTCTACACGGTGCGGCCACAGGAGCTCTGCCTCACCTGCCCGCGCAACCGGCGGGCGGCCACCACCACGGAGTGCGACGGCCCCTCCTGA
- a CDS encoding DUF2637 domain-containing protein, producing MQMTDSGLAWTVAAVATALAVVVPLLAARARGTRREAASADSWERMEERRRRKERVYGGLSYVLLFVCAAVAAALSFHGLVGFGRQNLGLSDGWEYLVPFGLDGAAMFCSVLAVREASHGDAALGSRTLVWIFAGASAWFNWVHAPRGELHAGAPQFFAGMSLAAAVLFDRALKQTRRAALREQGLVPRPLPQIRVVRWLRAPRETYAAWSLMLLEGVRTLDEAVEEVREDRRSRAEKRQRQRMVTRRERAELRALGRRHRGAGRQRPAREIERLPALAGAGREPLGTDPAIAPAATTPASTGPLGAAGGSPAPAGWSTPPAGTAEQPPPPATAGEPSSAPEPARRTVDLTAEDDTLSIPRLDSLERKLRELERALG from the coding sequence ATGCAGATGACCGACTCAGGGCTGGCGTGGACAGTCGCGGCGGTGGCCACCGCCCTCGCGGTGGTCGTGCCACTGCTCGCGGCCCGCGCCCGCGGCACGCGGCGGGAGGCGGCGTCCGCGGACTCGTGGGAGCGGATGGAGGAGCGCCGCCGCCGCAAGGAGCGGGTCTACGGCGGCCTGTCGTACGTCCTGCTGTTCGTGTGCGCCGCGGTCGCCGCCGCGCTCTCCTTCCACGGCCTGGTCGGCTTCGGCCGGCAGAACCTCGGCCTGTCCGACGGCTGGGAGTACCTGGTGCCGTTCGGGCTGGACGGGGCGGCGATGTTCTGCTCGGTGCTGGCCGTCCGCGAGGCCAGCCACGGCGACGCCGCGCTGGGCTCCCGGACGTTGGTGTGGATCTTCGCCGGTGCCTCGGCCTGGTTCAACTGGGTGCACGCGCCGCGCGGGGAGCTGCACGCCGGCGCCCCGCAGTTCTTCGCCGGCATGTCGCTGGCCGCCGCCGTGCTCTTCGACCGGGCGCTGAAGCAGACCCGCCGCGCGGCCCTGCGGGAACAGGGCCTGGTGCCCCGGCCGCTGCCGCAGATCCGGGTGGTGCGCTGGCTGCGCGCGCCCCGGGAGACCTACGCCGCGTGGTCGCTGATGCTGCTGGAGGGCGTGCGCACGCTGGACGAGGCGGTGGAGGAGGTGCGCGAGGACAGGCGATCGCGGGCGGAGAAGCGGCAGCGCCAGCGCATGGTCACCCGCCGCGAGCGCGCCGAGCTCCGGGCACTCGGCCGCCGGCACCGCGGCGCCGGCCGGCAGCGGCCGGCACGGGAGATCGAGCGGCTGCCCGCCCTGGCCGGCGCCGGCCGCGAGCCGCTCGGCACGGACCCGGCCATAGCGCCGGCGGCCACCACCCCGGCGAGCACCGGGCCACTCGGTGCGGCCGGCGGTTCCCCGGCCCCCGCCGGGTGGTCGACGCCGCCGGCCGGCACCGCCGAGCAACCGCCCCCACCGGCGACCGCCGGTGAGCCGTCCAGCGCCCCGGAACCGGCGCGCCGCACCGTGGACCTGACCGCCGAGGACGACACGCTCTCGATCCCCCGACTGGACTCCCTGGAACGCAAGCTGCGCGAGCTGGAGCGGGCGCTCGGCTGA